The Chionomys nivalis chromosome 20, mChiNiv1.1, whole genome shotgun sequence genome includes a region encoding these proteins:
- the Jund gene encoding transcription factor JunD, producing the protein METPFYGEEALSGLAAGASSVAGTAGAPGGGGFAPPGRAFPGAPPTSSMLKKDALTLSLAEQGAAGLKPGSATAPSALRSDGAPDGLLASPDLGLLKLASPELERLIIQSNGLVTTTPTSTQFLYPKVAASEEQEFAEGFVKALEDLHKQSQLGAATAATSGATAPPAPGDLAATPGATETPVYANLSSFAGGAGPPGGAANVAFAADPVSFPPPPGALGPPPPPHPPRLAALKDEPQTVPDVPSFGDSPPLSPIDMDTQERIKAERKRLRNRIAASKCRKRKLERISRLEEKVKTLKSQNTELASTASLLREQVAQLKQKVLSHVNSGCQLLPQHQVPAY; encoded by the coding sequence ATGGAAACGCCCTTCTACGGAGAGGAGGCGCTGAGCGGCCTGGCTGCGGGTGCATCGAGCGTCGCCGGTACTGCTGGGGCCCCCGGCGGTGGTGGCTTCGCGCCCCCGGGCCGCGCGTTCCCCGGGGCGCCCCCGACGAGCAGCATGCTGAAGAAAGACGCGCTGACGCTCAGCCTGGCGGAGCAGGGAGCGGCAGGATTGAAGCCCGGGTCGGCCACTGCACCTTCCGCGCTGCGCTCCGACGGCGCCCCCGACGGGCTGCTGGCGTCGCCGGACCTTGGGCTACTCAAGCTCGCGTCGCCGGAGCTGGAGAGGCTGATCATCCAATCCAACGGGCTGGTGACCACAACCCCGACCAGCACGCAGTTTCTCTACCCGAAGGTGGCGGCCAGCGAGGAGCAGGAGTTCGCTGAAGGCTTCGTCAAGGCGCTGGAGGACCTACACAAGCAGAGCCAGCTGGGCGCGGCCACCGCGGCCACATCAGGGGCCACCGCGCCCCCCGCGCCCGGGGACCTGGCGGCCACTCCTGGAGCCACGGAGACCCCCGTCTACGCCAACCTGAGCAGCTTCGCGGGTGGCGCCGGGCCCCCTGGGGGCGCGGCCAACGTGGCCTTCGCCGCGGATCCAGTGTCCTTCCCGCCGCCCCCCGGAGCGCTCGGGCCGCCGCCACCTCCGCATCCACCGCGCCTGGCTGCGCTCAAGGACGAGCCGCAGACAGTGCCGGACGTCCCGAGCTTCGGCGACAGCCCTCCGCTGTCGCCCATCGACATGGACACGCAGGAACGTATCAAGGCGGAGCGCAAGAGGCTGCGCAACCGCATCGCCGCCTCCAAGTGCCGCAAGCGCAAGCTGGAGCGTATCTCGCGCCTGGAGGAGAAAGTCAAGACCCTCAAAAGCCAGAACACCGAGCTGGCGTCCACCGCCAGCCTGCTGCGCGAGCAGGTGGCGCAGCTCAAACAGAAAGTCCTCAGCCACGTCAACAGCGGCTGCCAGCTGCTGCCCCAGCACCAGGTCCCCGCGTACTGA
- the Lsm4 gene encoding U6 snRNA-associated Sm-like protein LSm4 isoform X2 has translation MLPLSLLKTAQNHPMLVELKNGETYNGHLVSCDNWMNINLREVICTSRDGDKFWRMPECYIRGSTIKYLRIPDEIIDMVREEAAKGRGRGGPQQQKQQKGRGMGGAGRGVFGGRGRGGIPGAGRGQPEKKPGRQAGKQ, from the exons ATG CTCCCGTTGTCGCTGCTGAAGACAGCACAGAATCACCCCATG CTGGTGGAGCTGAAGAATGGGGAGACGTACAACGGGCACCTGGTGAGCTGCGACAACTGGATGAACATCAACCTTCGAGAGGTGATCTGCACATCGAGG gACGGCGACAAGTTCTGGCGGATGCCCGAATGCTATATCCGTGGGAGCACCATCAAGTACCTACGCATCCCCGATGAGATCATCGATATGGTGCGGGAAGAGGCCGCCAAGGGCCGCGGGCGAGGGGGAccgcagcagcagaagcagcagaaaggCCGAGGCATGGGTGGTGCTGGCCGAG GTGTGTTTGGTGGCCGGGGCCGGGGTGGCATACCAGGTGCAGGCCGCGGTCAGCCCGAGAAGAAGCCAGGGCGGCAAGCAGGAAAGCAGTAA